The Gasterosteus aculeatus chromosome 12, fGasAcu3.hap1.1, whole genome shotgun sequence DNA window GACCACCCGGTACCCGCCGCCGTGATGATGAGGGttcccgtcctcctccccttctccggGACCGGGCGGCTCCTCCACGGCGGACCGGGCCACGGCCACGTCGGACGCCCCGTGCTCCGCCCGGGGCTGCGGGAGGACGAGGAGCGgcggggcggagggggaggcggggacgGGCGGAGAGAAGCCAAGCCCCGGCCCCCCGAGCGGCGGAGCGCCGCTACCGGACAGGTCCGCggcggccagcagcagcagcatcacaccGAGCGGCTTCATGGTCCTCCCGGTGCTCAGCGGGACCACATCCTCCGGAAcctttatatacacacaccgacacaccgagGGGAGCGGGGGCCGAGGAGGGAGGCCGGCCGCCGGTTTACAACATCAACACACTCCGGtaacacggaggaggaggaggaggaggaggaggaggaggacatgtgACCCTGTTTAAAGAGACGGGACCCTGCAGGTGGAGGACCTGGTACCGAGGCGCTCTGCAGTAATACTACACCTCTACTACCATCATGAGTAtactgtataataataatactttaagGATTTATTGTACTCTATTACAATATGTAACCCTTATAGTACTAATAGGCTGCTGGTCCATATGcgtaaaatatatgtttttaaattatactaaaaatatattttacaaatagtgtcatttgtgtttttgaaatatgtaaTACACCCAGTATTATTGGTAAATTAAGAtaacaaaatatatgcttttacTGCACGTCCTCTCTCTGGTCTCAGCTGGGCTGTGTCccaatgacacatttattatttaagcaataaaggTATTATTACAAAGGTAATTGTAATAATTATACTACCAATACTGTGTACTAATAGTTGTCcttataattttatttgtacTGTATTATAATATATACTACCTATAGTACTACTATGTAAAAATATATGCtgtataataattatataaaatTTGACTTGGACGCGGCCGGTAGATGCTCTGTGTAATAGTACTACAGTGATGATGAATATAGTACATTAAACAATTATAATTCATTCCTTATTATTGGTCATTAGAAGTACACACATTTAATAAAACTCTAGTATCAAGTTAGTTttctgataataaaaaaaaagatctataaaaaaatgatttgtaaaGCATTTCGAAGCTTCCGaaataaactttattaaaaACCTTTATTGAAAATACCAATTTCTTTACAGTAAAATGTTTATCTAGGGCTTCAAATGAAAACTAAACTGTTGCAGAGGAAACAAGCAGAAACACCTCAAAGTGCAGAAAATACCTGTACAGAACCAATAACTCCAGTAATCTGAACATACGAGATacataaacacatgttttataacccaTTTGTGATTTGGTGACAAGAAACATCTCTACAAACATGAATACTCCAGAGTGGGTGTTTGCTTGCACTTCAGCTCCTAAGAAGGTTTGTCTATTCAGAAATAAAGTTCTCGTTCAGATGGAACATTTAAAAACTGTTGGAGAGGTTTGAATTTAATGTCAAACGTTGTTGCCCAATTCCAAATGGAGATGCAAAGAAGTAAAAGCAGCGGCAAGCGAGGTCACAGCGAGGTCACAGAGGGGTCGCATTACAAACCCAAGAagattgtgttttattaaaataactaaAGGGATATGttcttgtgttgttgttgttgttgttgttgttgttgttgcatgtcGCTTCGGTTCAATAAACGTGACGTCATCGAAGTGTCAACATCCATATTAATAACCACATGTTCGCTCTGGTTGTCCTGTTGTCTCTCAGCTGGTCGGGGATCAGTCTTCAGTGATCAGACTTGCTCTGCTGTCTGGCTGTTGAGTCCCAGAGCCTGAACCACGTCCAGACTGAGTCCACTTTTCAGAGTCCGcctcactgaaacacacacatcataatTATTACATATTAAATAACTGCTCCTGTCCTCCACGTCTCTAGGATCCATCCGGACCAGGTCTCCAGGGTCCATCTGGACCAGGTCTTTAGGGTTCACAGCGTTTACataacaggtcatttagctgacgcttttatccaaaacagcttacattgcatttttaacccatggtttttacatttttaaccataacccacacagtgggagtagCGTGCAGCCATCCGGGAGTTATGGGTTatgggttgggtgtcttgctcagggacacttcgacatggagcagccagggtttgaACCGCCAAGCTTGCGGTTCCCGACCCACccactctactccatgcgccaccgtcgtgATGTGTATAGGATTTAGTGAGGAAGTACAAACATGATGAGAGATACGAGTGTTGTGGACACAGAGCTGCTGTGGAGTCTGGACACACAGAGTCTGAACCTGTTGAACCAGAGACTTGGGGTCTGCATGACCCTGAACCCTTTGAGACAGAAACTTTCTGTCAGTGGTCTCAggggatttttaaaaatgtctacTAGAGCAAGATTCAGATCCACATTAGTACTCACTTGACTTCCTGTTCAGACGTGACCTCTTTCGGGTTTTGGGGCTGGAGGGTCTGTCGGATGGGTTCTGTGTGACGGACTTGACCAGGCGGTCCATGATCTCGTCCGTGGCGTCGTCAGCAGAGCCGGTGCAGTCTTCTCTGGCTCGAAACATCTGGGACGGACTAACCCTGCCGAGACCTGAGGACCACAGCCACAATCAGAACCTgagccagaaccagaacaacagTCTAATCTGAGAGGACCAGTTGTGTTCAGGTACGATCCTGATCCAGGAGGTAATCTCTGCAAAGCTTTATTGAATGTAacatctgtgtgtatatctgtcTAATCAGAACCGCTGTCCTCATAACAACAAGTCTGGTTCACTCAGGCTTTCGAATGTTCATGCTTATGAGGTGGAAATGGAGGAGGACATTATGTGGAGAATATGGGCAAAATGTGAGATGGACAAGTAGAACAGGTTGAGGACATGAGGAGGCTCAGTCTGGACTAATAATGTCCTTAAACACTAACACACGGAGGGGGGGCAACGTCTGTAAAAGACTTGAGACGTGTTTACGGTGACTGTGTTGAGGTGCTGGTACTGGACCTGGTAACGGTCCAGGAGGAAGAACGTGGACTTACTGCGAACAACTCTGGAGCGTCTCATGCCTTTCTGGTCTATCATCAGATGGTCTGTGCTGATCAGCAGGTTCTTCATGTtctcatgctcctcctcctgacagggCCCCGCCTCTCCTGAGACAGGGGAGGAGCCATCCTCGCCAGGCACCGCCCCCGAAAATTTCTCCGTCTGAGAAGAGGACAAAAGGATGGAGGAGTTCCCCCTAGGCGTCAGACTTGGTTCCCCCTGGGCGTCAGACTTGTTCCCCCTGGAACAAGGAAcaagtctgacacacacacacacgcacacgcgcacgcgcacacgcgcacgcgcacgcgcacacgcacacgcacgcgttTCCCTGGGCATTACCTCGGTGATCATCTTTCCCCGTGTCTTGGTCCTCTCTCTGTGAGCGGCCCGTTTCTGTTTGAGGGTCAGGACCCGCTCCCTGGTGGTCCGGTACTCCAGAGAGAACTCGCTGATGATCCGGCAGAAGCTGGTCACTCTGATGTCCCTCACTGAGGAGGACGGCTGGCCCAGGAACAGCAAGAAGGAGTGGAACCTGGAGGAGAAGCGGCAGGAAGGTTCTGTCGGTGGTTCTGGTCAAGACCTGCATCTCTCAGGTGTCTGCATCTCACCTGTTGATGACCctcctatggaccaccttgaggATGAGGATCCTCTGTGTACAGTCCTTCAGAAACTCTGTCAGCTTGTTCTTCAGCACCACCTTCGTCTCATGTTTGGTCACCACCTTCAGGTTGTCCCATGATGCTTTGCAGCGTTTCTCCAGGTGCACCAGGTTCTCCGAGAGCAGGTCGAAgtccacctggaggagacggACACACTCAGTTGATAAAGAAGTAGTCAGTGAATATGATCAGAACGTGTTGGAGATCAATAATGAAGAGGACACTGTACTTTAGCGGAGCGGGTGATGGCTGGGACCTCTGAATACACGTCTGAGGATTCTGGGTAGTTTTCGAGCAGCAGGCTGCAGGTGTGGTGCAGCAAGGACTGACGGTGGACGGTGtccttcacctccaccaccttctccaGGTAACCCAGCTCGAAGCCTTtagcctaaacacacacacacacacacacacacactgatttgtAATCTGTGTTTGGATAAACAACAGGTCCTTCTGAGCCCGCTCAGCTGATCGGTTCCTGATAAGATGAAGatcacatttcatttctcaCACAAACAGAGGTGAGGAGGACACGTTGTCCGTCCTTCACATGTTAACTGAAGTCTAGAGGACGATGTGAATCCTTCAAAAGGATTCTAATTGTACTTTTCCGTTTCCTACTGACAagagtataataataataaatatttcttGATTGATTTTTGAATTGAGGTTCAACAGAATTATCTAGAGAAACAGAATATTTTGTTCCACAACCTGTTGTTTGTTACGATTCCTGCAAGTCTAAATGAGACACCACCCAACCGCTGTCTTGTCCCGCTTCTGTCAACATAGAGCTCATGGGACCTTCCACAAGACTCCCGTCTTCATCTCATCTGTTGTCTCATCATCTCAAATTACAGTCGCGCTTTTCTATGATTATCTTTCAATTGGGGTGACGTCAATAAGAAGATAGGCAGTGAGTTAGAAGTCAGATTACCTGATTTGGTACCAGgcgagagaacacacacacacacacacacacgtaacattATTGACCTCTCTGCCCATATTGCCTAATTATCATGTTTGTTAGTCAGCAACAAATGTCCAGTAAGATCTTAAATTGAATGGGTCCATGTTTGACACGTAACGTGGATGATTACCAGCAGAACCGATTCACGCGTAAAGCCAcagcagagttgtgcttttcAAACATGGGTTTTTTGCTTGTGTGCAATGACATTTGTCATCGTAACGTCTaaacaattggaataacacacatattgtaTATATCTTTAGAATAATAAACTGTAAAAATACCAAtacaagtttattaaataaaatgatgtaatAAACATTTTTAGGTTTGAATTTTGGCAGGGAAGTCCTGAGGACAGCTACGGTCCGGTGGACCTTTGAACCATATGTGGACCTCTGTTCCCAGGAGCATCAAGCTGCTGGAGATTATGGGCTTCACCTGCATCCTGCTGCACTCTCCTAGTACCTCCTTAGCTTTCTGTGGTCCTCGACATGATACCACAGGCACTACTGTTCACGCTTTAAATGGGCAGATtgacataattaggagaaaatcccgtcaattttcaaaataaaacattattcagaaaaatatatatatatataagctttctgtggtgcggcccgccAAACGGCCCGGTGGCTGGGGACCACTGAATTAGAGAACACACCTTAGATGccaaatcattttaaatctcttctAGGGTTGCAATCAGTTTTGTCCAGGCCATTTTCATTAATTGATTTTTTAATGATTCTGTTGAACCAAAATTAAACTGCATGTCTGTCACTAGTCAGTCACTAGTTTGTCactatttttaaaacattttgattcaGTAGCACTTCTGTCCGTTATTTCAGTGGCTTCTTTCTTTAACGAAAAGGGTACCAACGTTTTTGTCCACTTGTTTATAAATGTTCTGATATGTAACAGTGTGTCCATCCTCACGTTGGAGCTGTTGAGGAAGTTCCCGATGGCGAGCAGCGTAGCCAGGATCCTCCTAAAGGTCTGATTGGACGAGAGCTGCTCCATGCCCAGCTTCAGGTCAAACAGGGGCTCAGCAATCTCCTGCAGGGACAGATCCAAGATCAGTCTCAACGAAACACCACTCACCTGATGTATCAGACCCAGAAGGCCTCTGTGTGGACCTCACCTTCTCCAGAGCCTCGTAGTTCAGTTTAAAGGCCCAGAGCTGCAGGCGGGGGGCCAGAGCACTGATGGAGGCCAGGCTCAGCAGGAACTGCTCTGCTGTCCCCAGAGGGACCTGAGGATTGGCCAGCTGAGCGTCCTGGATCttttgcttctcctcctctgtggggGTCATGGTCAGGATCTTCTGCTCAGGAtagagggggggtgggtggggtgggggagggcagCTGAGGTCCAACTGTAGGTTTACTTCGACTCGGCCCTTTGACCGGAAGGGAAACAAAGTACTCTAACCCTAATCCTAATCGGAAGTAGCTGTGTCTCATTTAGTTGGCCTCATTCATCGACTCGGCGGTCCCATTCCGTGGGCTCCTTCGGCGCGGTCGAAGGACAcatatcccatcatgcattgcAACCCGATGAAGTTTTAGTTTATTCAGGACGGAGGCAGCTGAGCTGACAGCaggagttcacttttaaatgtaagttTCTAGAATTCACGCAAATATctacaaatataaatgttacaATACATAACATCACATTTTAGTTCAGAAAATCGCTTAAGTTACGTGATGTTGGAAACCGATGTTGTTTCAAATACAAATGAGACgtgagaacaaactgctcttagtTAGAACTCCGTCTCAGATTAAAGTGCGCTGAAGAAGACAAGTTAttaacctgaaatatcactttctaattCATAACGTTACAAACAttgagaataaatacacaacagaAATGACTTGGTGCTCTGTGGCGTGATTCCAAACTAACTACGGATTTAGTGTTGTGagatttagttgtgttttatggagcaggaggaagcagcgatgtgtgtggtgaccTTCAGCTCCTGTAGCCCATTCTGGAATATCTTAAGGttacatttaaaatagattGTATCCTATACAAGAAACATATGAAGAGtgtgcatacaagttaatacaTGTATTTACTGTTGTGTTTATTAATTACTGTATTGATTAATGTCCTCGGCCAAAGGAGCGGCGGAGGAGAAGCCGATGACGCACAGACCAGACGTCTCCTTTCAGAGAGCGCTTGGTTCAGCCTGTTCGGTCGTTGGAGGACCCGGCCAACGGAGACCAAAAGGCCGGGTCCTCCTGAAGATGCAGCCCACCAAATGAGACACAGCTAGTGAGAGACAAGTATTCTCTACCTCTATACCCTCCTTGCTGATGGCGTACTCGTCAAAGTTGAGGATGGCGGTCTTGATGACGTGGACGGCCGGTAACACAGTCATACCGATGTTTATGGCGTTGCTCCTCTTTGAGTCCAGAACCAGAATCTCAGACCTCTTTGTCTCAGGTCCTTTCTGGAACAAGTTATCAGATCAGATGAAGCAGGTCTataattttaaataaaagagcTGAGGAAGATTAGGTAGCTGGAGAGTCAAGGGGTGGGAGGGTTAGaaaggggggggaagggaggaaggaattgatgaagtggagggggagggggggcaagggAGTTTCCAAAATGTCCTCTGTAAAGACTTCTGGTCCTGTCAGACTGCACTAATGAGCTAATACGGATCAGCtgtgtgaggagagacagagagactgcGGCGCGTGTTTGTGGGTTGCCACGGAAACGTGTTCCCACGCTGACCGGGTAAACAGTGACTTTACCTAGAATCAGCACGTCAAACAAGTGCCCATCCCTGCAAAACTATGACTAAACTTGTAACTTCTGTTTTCTCTGAGAAATTTGTTTCCCGTTTTGCATTAGTGTCTATAGAGCAGAGTTGGAGGTCTGTGGGATTGCATAGCCACATGACTACGACCAGCAcaacatttcatcattttatcCAAAAATGAAGCACGAAGACAATTGTGGCAATGAGAATTCCAATCCGCCTCTCACATAGATTCCCATTATAAACGCAGAAATGGTCTCAAATTTTTCTAAAATGACCATGATTACAAGAAAGAGTTTCAGGTATGtgggtggcgtggtggttagcactgttgcctcacagcaagaaggtcctgggttccactccgcccagtggcctttctgtgtggagtctgcgtgttctccccgtgtctgcattGGTTCTCTCAGGgtgctccggcttcctcccacagtccaaaggaatgctctggggatcaggttgattggtaactAACAATTCTCAGAATTCCCCCTAGTCGCGGACGGAATGGGGAACAGAGAGGGCCAGTTTGACACAGCCCAGAAAGAAGACGACACCCTGAGACACGCCTGGGCTCGGGTGCTCGCCCACGACGGTCAACCCCTCGACCCAGTGAGACCTTTGTCTTACCCCTTCTTTGCTACAAAAAATACCGTACTGTATAGGGTGTGCAAGATGGAAGGGCAGGTAGTTGAACAGTTGGTAGTCCCTCGCCCATACACCAGTAAGGTCCTGTATCTGGCCCACTCCCACCTTATGGGCGCTCACCAGGGGATGGATAAGACGCGGGAGAGGATAGAAGCCCGGTTTTACGGGCTGCACCATCAAGGAGCATGTGGTCCAAATGAAGACCAGGATGGCCCAAGTCTGGCCAGTAGTGAGGGAACACCTGCAACAGGCACAGCAAGCCCAAACCCAAGTGTAAAATTGGGGTGCCCAGGTACGTGCCTTCCTACCAGGAGAATGTGTCCTTGTGTTGGTCCCCAGCTCGGACTGTAAGTTTCTGGCTAAGTGGCAGGGACCCTATGAGGTGGTGGCACGGGTTAATGAAGCCAACTATCAGGTACGTCAGCCTGACCGGCGCAGGCCCCTACAACTCTACCACGTTAACCTTCTTAAAAAATGGCAGAGTCTTCCAGAACTGCAGGCGCAACCCACTCCGGCCCTTACCGCTCGGATCCCATTACCGGAAGTGCGGAGACCAACTCAGTCCGAGTCAGCTGAAAGACCTACGTGAGGTGGTGTGGCAGCACCTGGACGTCTTCTCCGACCTGCCAGGCCGAACCACCATGGCCACCCATGACATAAGGACAGAGCCAGGAGTAAGCGTATGGGTGAAGCCGTATCGTATTCCCGAGGCGAGGAGAGAGGCCATCCGGAGGGAGGTGAGTAGAATGCTCCAGCTGGGGGTCATTCAGGAGTCCCACAGTGCCTGGTCCAGCCCAGTGGTACTGGTGTCCAAGCCGGATGGTTCTTACCGTTTCTGTAATGACTTCCGTAGACTCAATGACGTCTCCCAGTTTGATGCCTATCCCATGCCCAGGGTGGATGACCTGATTGACCGGCTGGGGACGGCCCATTTCATCTCCACCTTGGACCTCACCAAAGGCTACTGGCAGGTGCCGCTGACTACTCGGCCTGCCTTCGCCACCTCTGAAGGCCTATATCAATACACAGTGTTATTCTTTGGCGTCCATGGAGCCCCAGCTGCATTCCAGCGGTTAATTAACAAAATTCTCCGGCCCCACCAATGGTATGCACCTGCCTATATCGACGACATCGTGATCCACAGTGACAACTGGGAGACTCACGTGAGCCGGCTGCGGGCTGGACTGGGGGCCCTCCGGGGGGCAGGACTCACGGCCAACCCAAAGAAGTGCCATCTGGGCCTAGACTACCTGGGCTACCGCATAGGACAGGGCAACGTGCAACCACGGGATGCCAAGGTACAGGCCATTCTTAGCTGGCCACAACCCAAGACCAAGCGACAGGTAAAATCTTTCCTAGGTTTGGTGGGGTACTACAAGAGGTTCCTTCCCCGCTACGCAACTATGGCAGCCCCCTTACATGACTTGACGAGAAAGCGGGGGCCAGACAAGGTCAACTGGACAACTGGACCCCTGAGGCTAACGGGGCACCGAACGCCTGTCTTCTCTCTCCCATTCCTAGTCCATACCGACGCGTCAGAAGTGGGACTGGGGGAGGTCCTATGTCAGGTACGAGACGGCGAGGAGCACCCGGTGATGTATATCAGCGAAAGTATCTTCCAAACGAACGCACTGACTCAAGCAGGAGgcgcaggaggtggagcaggaggcgCTTGCCATAAAATGGGCACTGGAGAAGCTTCGCTACTACCTTCTGGGTCGGAACTTCACCCTGGTGACAGATCATGCCCCCCTGAAATGGATGGCGCAGGCCAAGGACTCCAACGCCAGGGTCACCCGCTGGTTCCTGGCCCTCCAGGACTACAAATTCACGGTGGAGCCCCGGCCGGGGAGGGAACATGCTAACGCAGATGCACTGTCCAGGCGGGATGCTTGTATGTGGGCGGTCCAGCGGGGTCCCGGCTTCCTGCTGGGGGAGTTGTGGCAACCCACAGGCGCAGTACCCTGCACAGCGCCTCAAGAGATCAGCACCAAGGGCAGGGACACCGATgagcaagaggtcaggtgaccaaaaggggaCACAGCCCGCCCGCTCtgggagacaacgagcggcccaGGTGCAGCTCATAAGGCTGATGAAGGCTAACCACACTATGAAGGACCAACCATTCCAACCGCCCGGGGAACTAGACGTGTAAGTcgtcttttatccaaagcgacttacattacattttaacccatggcattttacatttttgcctggggagcaattaggggttatgggtcttgctcggggacacttcgacatggggcagccgggacctaaaccaccaaccttgcggttcccagcgcaccctctctacccctgcgccacgtcgccCCGTTTTCTGTGCTTCCCGCAGGAAGGAGACTGAAGGCCAAACAACCTATTGAACTGAaccctcaaaagaggaagaacctaTTTTGCCGGTTTCCCTTTTTTGTGCGTCAAAATAAACCgtaccctttttttgtgtgcaccCAGTCGTGTATCCGAGTCCTGTAATTTCACACCCGATGGTTGCCACACTACGTTTAAAGTATAGCGAGTCAGTATGGCCGCAAAGTTCagtgttttttgcctttttgaatcattcattttaatgaaggTGTGTTATGACACGATTCCCGACGACACCCGACACTTTGACAAATTATGAAGCATTTGCTAGCAGTGCTGCAGGAACATGCTAAACTATTTGTACGGAAGGAGAATAATCAAGAATTCCGCCGGATAATATTCAGTGCGTTCTGCTTCGCAGCCAAACTGAATTATTTCATTTAGCTTTTCTTCtcattaatgaataaaatgttgagAAATTGTTCTTTTTACATCGAGACGGCATTCAGTGAAGCTTTGCATTATTTCTATATGTACTTGTCTGTGATAAGATATCTGCTCGGtgcttcccacaatgcatctgccCCTCAGCTGAAACGCCCCAGTTACCTTGGCGACGGGCATCTCCTTGGCCTTGGACTCAAACAGGTGTTCAAGTCGGGTGGTGTCCACGGATACTTTGTCCAGCGATGCCCACACAGTCCCCCGACCAAAGCAACCCCGCTGAGGCCCGTCGGCATGCTTCAGCTCCCTCCAGAACAACTTcaccgtcttcttcttctgggagGACGCAGCCGAGAGGGGAGGGACAGGAGGGGCTGGACCCCctggtagaggaggaggaggaggaacacctaggcctggtggaggaggaggtggaggaggaacacctaggccgggtggaggaggaggaggtggaggaggaacacctaggccgggtggaggaggaggaggaggaggagggggaacaCCTAGGCccgttggaggaggagggaccccggagaagcaggaggaggacgagtccAAGGAGTCCATGTCCAGCACATCAATGTCCTCCTCGTCCAGCAGGTCGGAGAAATCCAGGTCTTTGATGCGCAAGGCAGCGGTACTGGGCTGCAGCTGGTCCCAGGCATCAGGGGGGCCCCCGGGGCCCAGCGGGGTGATCGGGGTCATCTCCAGACGGCGGCCATTGCTGTCCAGGTCCACGCTGCTCTGCTGCCGAAGGTGACGGGTCTGATGAAGGAGAACACAGTGAGGTCAACAGGATTCAGCCGGAGACACAATGAGGGAACCACTATTCCATGATCCCTGTGGAAGACGTcacagggtcaaggaaagatggttaggagagttGATGAGGAGTCAGGAAAGGACAAGGCGATGCTTAGGAAATTGACTCCACTGAGCTGCGTCCTTGTGTTGGACGGAGACGCTTGTTGGGGACGTCCGTCTGCAGCGTCTACAGAGAAGCGtctcatgtgttgttacagtgtgagtcgtgcagacacacaaacaaccaggttcaaaggaaaactttattaacataAAGGATGCTAACGGTTACTCACACAATCTGCGTTTCTACGTCATGATCGATATTTCTCGTGAATGGACCAAAGACACgttactatttaaatattgctgctgcaaggaattgtgggacgaaAAGGATgatccagtggttcctatgctaaaggagataaggaaggaaggagaggaaagaagcaGCTAGAAAGACAGTGAGGTCAACAGGAAGCAGACAGAGACATTCGGACCTGTTGTTCTTCAGCAAGGCGAGCCAGTGCCGCCTGGGCGGAGCCTTCCAGCCCTTCTAGCTCCGCCCTGCGCGATGCTCTACTCTCATTGGGCGGCTCCACTGAGCGGGTTGTGAAGTTGGAGAGTCGCTCGAAAACACGACCACGTCCTCCCAGATCTCCACctgagacaaaacacacacacacaagcggtctcactctgatgacatcaccagAACCACATAAACAGAGTTCCTACAGTTTGGTAATAGTACTTCtaatataaaagtatttttaaataatttacctGTAACATAATACTTTTACAGTGGGGTACTTGTGCTGATGTAAAGATCTGTATACTTTCCCCTTCAAATGGTAACTGTACTTCTTAAAGGTGTCCTGTAAACATAGTTTTACCCCACTCCTAATACTGCATCAATGTACTTGTTGTGTGTAACGTGCTGCAGACCAGGGAGCCAATCGGCGCTCACCGGGCAGGAAGGCGGCTTCTTCTTCGCTGGCGTTGGAAGCAGCAGCGGCTGCGCTGGGGCTCTGAGGTCCTGAGCTGGAGGTCTTGGAGTACAACTTCTCGTTTGTGGACAGAGTACTGCTCTGCTGTTGGAATGCAGACGCTGCACACGATGTAATCACGTTAGTAATAATATCTAAAACGGGTCTTTGAATGCTGGTCGGAAAGTAAAAAATAGTATCTGAATAATGTACTTTGGTTTTcatgcaaataaaaaactgaactgGAAGTAAACGTTCACATAGCATCAACGTAGTCTTAATAAAGTTCTTATCTAGTATTTATGTAGTAATACTACACTGCGTATCTAGTGCGTGTGTATTACTACTATGGTATTAATAGTACTTCAACAAGTACTTGTAACCCAGTAGTCATGCAGTATTACTATATATCGTACTTATATAGTATTCAAATAGCACCTATTAGTATTCAGAAGTACTTCTATATTACAGGTCAGTTTAGGAcagcagtgacctttgacctccagtaGGAGGCGCTTCATCCCCACAGAGATGATTCCTGTATTTGACACACGTGGAGCTGAGCAGAGACAGAGTGAACATGCGCTGAGCATTGTGGGTAACGGGCGTCTCACCGGGATCCTTCTGGGAGTCAGAGTTTCTGTTGGTGTCCAAACTGCTGGAGGTGGAAACTACAGACGACAAGAGAAGATGTGGAACACACTGCGAGGGCGAAGTGGTGTAAATATGACAACAAGTACAATCTACAACTGAGGGGATTTATTTCGTACTTTCTGCTCTGACTTTCCTCATTTAGAATGTTTTACTGTCAAATTTGCTTCAGTGACAATTTTATATTTTAcgaataaatgaagaaatatcGTCTGAGGGCCGTACTCGGACGAGGTCGCCCTTCAGTAGGGACGCTGTTGGCCccctctgcaggctgcaggcctggagggatg harbors:
- the fhod1 gene encoding FH1/FH2 domain-containing protein 1 isoform X9, with protein sequence MASVVCRVQYLEDSDPFVCTNFPEPRRPPTVNVEENLPLGEQIAGIHKLLEAPLKLEDCTLQLSPLGNYLDLDLSLDEQRDELESFYQDVTKGKKPIMILRTQLSVRVHCILERLYNSQGPELRRALFSLKQLFQDDKDLVPEFVASEGLTCFVKVGAEADHNYQNYILRALSQIMLFVDGMNGVINHGETLRWLYTLTGSLSRLVVKTSLKLLIVFVEYSETNAPRLIEAVNAVDTHRGMKPWTYLMEVLEERNGSDTELLMFTMTLINKTLSVLPDQDSFYDVTDSLEQLGLETIIHRHMSSEDTQPDLRAQFTTYETSLKHEDEEQDDSSPHLRKERRKMAAGEQEGQRNRGLSGQNLPDRLSSSAGSSPSTSPTPPAFLPTPSPAVSSPSPTGALEGSRSSSPLTSDPGSPASSPSGSHRGSPLPPRTPPNGAVTVGQESGSPTSASSSSDLPEQEKSSQLNQQPLTISSDDSNVNPDKPVLRKLEKPFLRTLAATQWEKKRRSTRLSQSRLSSSDDIIPPGLQPAEGANSVPTEGRPRPISTSSSLDTNRNSDSQKDPASAFQQQSSTLSTNEKLYSKTSSSGPQSPSAAAAASNASEEEAAFLPGGDLGGRGRVFERLSNFTTRSVEPPNESRASRRAELEGLEGSAQAALARLAEEQQTRHLRQQSSVDLDSNGRRLEMTPITPLGPGGPPDAWDQLQPSTAALRIKDLDFSDLLDEEDIDVLDMDSLDSSSSCFSGVPPPPTGLGVPPPPPPPPPPGLGVPPPPPPPPPGLGVPPPPPPPPGLGVPPPPPLPGGPAPPVPPLSAASSQKKKTVKLFWRELKHADGPQRGCFGRGTVWASLDKVSVDTTRLEHLFESKAKEMPVAKKGPETKRSEILVLDSKRSNAINIGMTVLPAVHVIKTAILNFDEYAISKEGIEKILTMTPTEEEKQKIQDAQLANPQVPLGTAEQFLLSLASISALAPRLQLWAFKLNYEALEKEIAEPLFDLKLGMEQLSSNQTFRRILATLLAIGNFLNSSNAKGFELGYLEKVVEVKDTVHRQSLLHHTCSLLLENYPESSDVYSEVPAITRSAKVDFDLLSENLVHLEKRCKASWDNLKVVTKHETKVVLKNKLTEFLKDCTQRILILKVVHRRVINRFHSFLLFLGQPSSSVRDIRVTSFCRIISEFSLEYRTTRERVLTLKQKRAAHRERTKTRGKMITETEKFSGAVPGEDGSSPVSGEAGPCQEEEHENMKNLLISTDHLMIDQKGMRRSRVVRSLGRVSPSQMFRAREDCTGSADDATDEIMDRLVKSVTQNPSDRPSSPKTRKRSRLNRKSMRRTLKSGLSLDVVQALGLNSQTAEQV